ACCCACCCGGTCTGGGCCAGCTCGCCCGGGTAGGCGCGGGAGGACCAGCGGCGTCCCGCGAACGGGGGTGTGGGGGCGTGGATGTTTGACACAATGGCCATGTCGGCAACTCGCTTTCGTTGAAATCCGTTGTTGGTTGTCGGCCTGCTCTGGGGGTGTTGTCGCACCCGCCAGAGCTTTTTCGTGGGCGCTGAACTGTTCGAAGGGTTCAGCGTGTGGCGGTGATGGTGTGCCCGCAGTAACGGCACGTGGCCGTGGCCGTGCTGCCACGTTTCACGGGTGGCTAGTCCGGGATGTCGTCGTGAACGTTGCGGTCTGAACAAGGCGTTTGGTTGTCCATCGCACCTGGGCCTGGGGGCGCCCGCCGGGCCTTGGGAGCCAGCGGGCGCGCGGGGTTCGAGGGCGAGCTGGACTCAGTTGGCGTCCGGGTTGCCGTTGACCAGGTGGCGGTGGAAGAGCCGGTGCAGGAGCTCGTGGCGGCTGGAAGCGGTGATCCGCTCTGCGGGGTCGCCCTCACCGGCCCACCCGAAGGGGCGAAAGGCCATGAAGGTCTCCTCGGGCGGCTTGCCCTCGATGGTCATGCACCAGTGCTTGTAGAGCAGCGTGCACAGCACGTGCTCGGGGATGGGCAGCTCCCCCTCAAAGGAGGACACACCCGCCTGGGAAGAGAGGAGCAGGCGGGCCCCGTCACCCCCGACCGCCCTGACCACGCCGGGCAGGTCGGGGTGCTCGTAGATGGCCTGGTCAACGAGCAGAGTGGCCAGCTCGGTGTCGTCCTGCTCATTGGCGATCCGCAGCGCCTCCCGGATCAGGGGGAGCCGGTTGCGCAGGGTGTGGGCGTGCCACTCGGCCAGTTCGGAGGGGGTCAGCTGTGCGGGCGGCCGCAAGGCTTCCTCGACAACGGTGAACAGGTCCCTGGTGTAGATGTCGGCCATTAGAAGGCCACCCCCAGCCGACGCAGCCCGGACAGGACCGCCTGGAGGATCTGGAGGGGTGCGGCCTCCAGCGGCCGCCGGGGCGCAGGTACTCGCGGCGGGCGGGGAGCGCACGAGGGCTGCCCCAGGATCAGTTTTCGGGGAGCAGGGGCGTAGGCCCGGACACGGTTGGCCCGACGGGGGCGACGGCAACGCATCGCTTCGGAAGCCAACCAGCGCACATGCGCCAGCTCAGACAAGTTCAGGTATCGCGCCATAGCGGACTCCTGGTGCTCGGATGCGGGTGGTCAACTCCGCGCTAGTTCTGGTGCACCTATAGTGACCCCTGTCGGCCAAACTTTCAATACAAAGATTCGGATTGGCCAAATCCGCTCGTCAAAAGTTTCGCGAATCGGGTGATCTACCATCGAGACTGACCGCTGTATCCACAGGAAGACCAAGGGAGCACGCGCCTTGACGGACCGCTGGAGCCCCACGGTGAGGCGCCGTCGCCTCTCGGCCGAATTGAGGCGTTTGCGCGAAAAGTCCCGCATGACGGCCGAGCAGGTTGGTGACAAGCTCGGATGGTCCCGTGGGCGCCTCACTAACATGGAGCAGAACAAGTGGAAGCGACCGGATCCAGTGATCATCCGTGCGCTCGCCAACCTCTACCAGGCATCACCCGAGGTGACTGAAGGGCTGGTCCTGCTGGCCAAACAGTCGCGCGTCAAGGGATGGTGGACCAGGTACGGTGACGTGTTCACTGATGCCTATGTGGGATTCGAGGCTGAGGCTTCTGCTGTGTCCACGTACCAAAGCATGGTGGTACATGGGCTGCTTCAGACCCCGGAGTACGCGGCCGCGTCGACGCGAATCGGTCGTTCACGGTCGCCCCAAGTGGTCGATCGAGTGGTGCAGGCGCGACTCGTTCGACAGGAGATCCTTGACCAGGATGACCCGCCGAAGGTCTGGTGCGTTCTGGACGAGAGCGTGCTGCTTCGGCCTGCTGGCGACAAGCAGGTCATGCGTGAGCAAATCTCGCGGCTCATTCACCTGGTGGAAAGCACTGACCACATCAAAATCCAGCTGCTGCCGCTGGAGGTGGGGCTGCACCCAGGCACGGCTGGAAGCTTCACCATCCTGGATTTCGCTAACCCCCTGGATCCCTCCATCACTTACATCGAGACCCGCACCGATGGTCTCTATCTGGAGGAGGAGGACG
This DNA window, taken from Nocardiopsis exhalans, encodes the following:
- a CDS encoding helix-turn-helix domain-containing protein, which codes for MRRRRLSAELRRLREKSRMTAEQVGDKLGWSRGRLTNMEQNKWKRPDPVIIRALANLYQASPEVTEGLVLLAKQSRVKGWWTRYGDVFTDAYVGFEAEASAVSTYQSMVVHGLLQTPEYAAASTRIGRSRSPQVVDRVVQARLVRQEILDQDDPPKVWCVLDESVLLRPAGDKQVMREQISRLIHLVESTDHIKIQLLPLEVGLHPGTAGSFTILDFANPLDPSITYIETRTDGLYLEEEDELQVHRDAWDDIRVMALHPDASADRMGQIIKKYE